The segment CGCCCTTGTCCACCCATTTGCGCGCCATCACCGCCGGGTCTTCGCCGAAGGTGGTGGACTGGTCCATATCGCCCTGCTTGAGGCGCACACAGTGACCGTCTTTCAGATCAATCGCAGGAATGAGAAGCATGATGCTGGGGCAAGGACTAGGGCGGATGCGCGTTCAGGCTGAACCGTGCGAAGAATCAGGGATTCCAGTGGAGGAAGTTGCGATAGAGGGCCAAGCCGTGGGCAGCGCTTTTCTCTGGGTGGAATTGTGTCGCAAAAATATTATCGCGTGCAATCGCCGCCGTGAAGCGGCCACCGTAGTCGGCCTCCCCCGCGCTGTGGCGCGCATCCGACGGTCGGGCATAAAAACTGTGCACGAAATAGTAATAGCTGCCGTCCGGCACGCCGGCCCATACTGGGTGGCGTCCCTGGCCGTGGTCCATCTGCCGCACCTGGTTCCAGCCCATCTGCGGCACCTTGTAGCGGCTGCCATCGGGCTGCAGGCGGCCGGCCAGGTCGAACTTGACGACTTCGCCGGGAATCAGACCCAGGCCGGGTGTGTCCCCCTCGGCACTGTGGTCCAGCATCATCTGCATGCCCACGCAGACGCCGAACAGGGGCTTGGCGGCGGCGGCCTCCAGCACGGCATCGCGCAGGCCGGACTCCTGCAGCTCGCGCATGCAGTCGGGCATGGCGCCCTGCCCCGGCAGCACCACGCGGGCGGCTGCACGCACCTCATCGGGGCGAGAGGTGATGAGCACATGCCAGCCGCTGCCCTGGGCCGCGGCCTGCACGGCCTGCGACACCGAGCGCAGATTGCCCATGCCGTAATCCACCACGGCGACGGTCTTGGCCGGCAGTCCGGAGGTCATACGACTAGAGCGATCCCTTGGTGGATGGGATGGTGCCAGCCGCGCGCGGATCGATTTCCAGCGCGGCGCGCAGGGCACGGGCGAAGGCCTTGAACACCGTCTCGGCCTGGTGGTGGGCGTTTTCGCCGCGCAGGTTGTCGATGTGCAGCGTGACGAAGGCGTGGTTCACGAAACCCTGGAAGAACTCGTAGGCCAGCTGGCTGTCGAAGCTGCCGATCATGCCGCTCTTGAAAGGCACGTGCATCTCCAGGCCGGGGCGGCCGGAGAAATCGATCACCACGCGCGACAGCGCCTCGTCCAGCGGCACATAGGCATGGCCGTAGCGGCGGATGCCTTTCTTGTCGCCCACGGCCCTGGCCACGGCCTGGCCCAGGGTGATGCCCACGTCCTCCACCGTGTGGTGGCCGTCGATGTGCAGATCACCCTTGGCCTGGATGTCCAGGTCAATCAGCCCATGGCGCGCGATCTGGTCCAGCATGTGGTCGAAGAAACCAATGCCGGTGGACAGGCGCGAGACGCCCGTGCCGTCCAGGTTGACCTTGACGGTAATCTGGGTCTCCGCGGTGTTGCGGGACACTTCGGCGGTACGTGGTGTATTCATTAAGCAACCTCCATGCTGCGCATTGCGGTACGAGCGCCTTCGGACGGCCGTGCGGCGCTCATAAGGATTCTTTCAAGGCAGCCAGCATCAACTGGTTTTCCTGCGGGGTGCCCACGGTCAGGCGTAGGCAGTTGACCAGCAGGGGGTGCAGTTTGGACACATTCTTCACCAGGACCTTGCGCGCCTTCATGCCTTCAAAGGTCCGGGCCGCATCGGGCACACGCAGCAGGATCATGTTGGCGTCGCTGTTCCAGGCTCGCACCCCGGGCATGGCCTTCAACGCTTCCAAAATCATAGCACGCTGGGCCTTGATGTCCTGCGCCTGGGCCGCAAAGACGTCGGCATGCTCGAGTGCGAACAGCGCGCACTCGTAGTTCAGCACGCTGACGTTGTAGGGCGGGCGCACCTTGTCGACCTCGGCGATCAGGGCCGCCGGGCCCATCATGTAACCCAGCCGCACGCCGGCCAGCCCGAACTTGGAGAGCGTGCGCATCAGCAGCACGTGGCTGTTGGCCGCCGGCTTGGCGCGGATGCGATCCAGCCAGCTGCGCGAGGCAAAGGGTTGGTAGGCCTCGTCCATCACCACCAGGCCGCCCTGCTCGCCGACGGCGGCGATGATCTTCTCGATCGCCGTGTCGTTCCACAGATTGGCCGTCGGGTTGTTCGGGTAGGCGATGTAGGTGATGGTCGGCTTGTGCTTGGCAATGGCCCCCAGCATGGCCGTCACATCGAGCTCGAACTCGGACGTGAGCGGCACACCATGGAAGGCGAGGCCCTGCAGTTGCGCGCTCATGGCGTACATCACGAAACCCGGCACCGGCGCCAGGATGGAGGCACCCGGCACGTCACAGGCCATGGCCAGCAGGGAAATCAGTTCGTCCGAGCCGTTGCCCAGCATCAGCGCATAGCCCTCGGGCATGCCGGCGTAGGCTGCCAGCGCGGCGCGCAGCTCGTCCACGCGGCCGTCCGGATAGCGGTTCAAGGCCAACTGGCCCAGGCGCCGCCCCAACTCGACCTGCAGCGCAGGCGGCAGGCTGTAGGGGTTCTCCATGGCATCGAGTTTGACCATACCGGCCGACGCCTGGATGGCATAGGCATGCATGGACTGGATGTCCTGGCGGATCAGGCGCTGCAGCTTGGGATCAAGGGGCGTCATTTCTTCGGGGCTTTCAGGCGCATCTCGGCCGCGCGGGCATGGGCTTGCAGGCCTTCACCGTGCGCCAGCACCGAGGCGATCTGCCCCAGGGTCTGCGCGCCGGCCTCGCTGACCTCGATCAGGCTGCTGCGTTTCTGGAAATCGTAGACGCCCAGCGGTGAGGAGAAGCGCGCGGTGCCGCTGGTGGGCAGCACGTGATTGGGGCCGGCACAGTAATCACCCAGCGATTCGCTGGTGTACGCACCGAGGAAGATGGCCCCGGCGTGCTTGAGCAGCGGCTCCCACTTGTGCGGATCGTTGCTCGACACCTCGAGGTGCTCGGGCGCAATGCGGTTGCTGATGGCGCAGGCCTCTTCCATGCTGCGCGTGTGGATCAGCGCGCCGCGGCCGTTGAGGGACTTGGCGATGATCTCGGCGCGTGGCATCTCGCCCAGCAGGCGGTCGATCTCGCGCTGCACGGCGTCGATGTAGGCCGCGTCCGGACACAGCAGGATGCTCTGCGCCAGTTCGTCGTGTTCGGCCTGCGAGAACAGGTCCATGGCCACCCAGTCGGCCGGGGTCGTGCCATCGGCCAGCACCAGGATCTCGCTGGGGCCGGCAATCATGTCGATGCCGACCTGGCCGAAGACGCGGCGCTTGGCGCTGGCCACATAGGCATTGCCCGGACCGGTGATCTTGTCCACGCCGGGCACGGTGGCCGTGCCGTAAGCCAGGGCCGCCACGGCTTGGGCGCCACCGATGGTGAAGGCGCGTGTGACGCCGGCCACATAGGCGGCGGCCAGCACCAGTGGGTTTTTCTCGCCCCGCGGCGTGGGCACCACCATGATGATCTCGCCCACCCCGGCCACGTGGGCGGGAATGGCATTCATCAGCACGGAAGACGGATAGGCCGCCTTGCCGCCGGGCACGTAGATGCCCACGCGGTCCAGCGGCGTGACCTTCTGGCCCAGCAAGGTGCCGTCGGCGTCGCGGTAGCTCCAGCTCTCGCCGCTGGCACGCTTTTGGGCCTCGTGGTAGCTGCGCACACGCTGGGCAGCAGCGGTCAGGGCCTCGCGCTGGGCGACCGGCAGGGCCTCGTAGGCGGTTTTCAGTTCGGCCTGTGTCAGTTCCAGGTCCTTGAGCGCGCCAGCCTGCAGACCGTCGAAGCGGGCGGTGTACTCGAGCACGGCCGCGTCACCACGCTGGCGCACGTCGGCCAGGATTTCGGCCACGCGCAACTCGATGGCCGCGTCGGTCTCACCGGACCAGTGCTGGCGCTCCTTGAAGCGCTGCTCAAAGTCAGCTTGCGCGGTGGACAGGCGCAGGGGACGGGCCTGGAAGCTCATGGCTGCCCCAGGGCCTGGCCGAAGGCGTCGATGATGCGGCGGATGGGTTCGCGCTTGAGCTTGAGGGCGGCCTGGTTGACCACCAGGCGCGAGCTGATGTCCATGATGCGCTCGACCTCGACCAGGTGATTGGCCTTGAGCGTGTTGCCGGTGGAGACCAGGTCAACGATGGCATCGGCCAAACCGGTCAGCGGGGCCAGCTCCATGCTGCCATAGAGCTTGATCAGGTCCACGTGCACACCCTTGGCGGCAAAGAATTCGCGCGCGATCGCCACGTACTTGGTCGCCACGCGCAGGCGCGCACCCTGGCGCACGGCGGCCGCGTAGTCATAACCCTCGCGCACGGCCACGCTCACGCGGCACTTGGCGATCTGCAGGTCCAGCGGCTGGTACAAGCCGTCGCTGCCATGTTCGATCAGCGTGTCCAGGCCGGTGATGCCCAGATCAGCACCGCCGTACTGCACATAGGTCGGCACATCGGTGGCACGCACCAGCACCACCCGGACTTCGGGCTGGTTGGTGGCCAGGATGAGCTTGCGGGTTTTCTCGGGATCGTCCAGCACCTCGATGCCGGCCGCCTTGAGCAGGGGCAGGGTCTCGTCGAAGATGCGACCTTTGGAGAGAGCGAGCGTGATCATCTGGTCATTTTCTCACTTGATACGCTCGATGTCCGCGCCTATGGCTGCCAGCTTGGCTTCCATGCGGTCATAACCCCTATCCAGATGATAGATGCGGTCTACCACGGTCTCGCCCTCAGCCACCAAGCCGGCGATCACCAGGCTGGCCGAGGCCCGCAGGTCGGTGGCCATGACAGTGGCGCCCGAGAGATGCGCGACCCCTTCGATCACGGCCACCTTGCCGTCGATCTGGATCCTGGCGCCCAGGCGCACCAGCTCGTTGACGTGCATGAAACGGTTTTCGAAGATGGTCTCGGTCACCTTGGCCGTGCCCTGCGCGATGCAGTTGAGCGCCATGAACTGGGCCTGCATGTCGGTGGGAAAACCCGGGTACTCGGTGGTGCGGAAGCTCTGCGCCTGCAAGCGGCCCTGCGACTGCACGCGGATGCCCTCAGGCAAGGCGGTCACGGTGGCGCCCGCGGCCACCAGCTTCTCGATCACGGCGTCCAGATGGTCGGCGCGCCCATGTTTGAGCACCACATCGCCCCCCGTGGCCGCAACGGCACACAGGAAGGTGCCCGCCTCGATGCGGTCGGCCACCACCTGGTGCTCACAGCCGTGCAAGGCCTCCACGCCCTGGATACGGATGCGGCTGCTGCCGTGCCCCTCGATCCTGGCGCCCATCTTGATGAGCATTTCGGCCAGATCCGGAATCTCCGGCTCCTGTGCCGCGTTTTCCAGGATGGTCTCGCCTTCGGCCAGGGTCGCCGCCATCAGCAGGTTCTCGGTGCCGGTGACGGTGACCATGTCGGTCGTGATGCGCGCGCCCTGCAGACGTTTCCTGCCCTTGGGCAATTTGGCAATCATGTAACCATGCTCGACCGTGATCTCGGCCCCCATGGCCGTCAGGCCCTTGATGTGCTGGTCCACCGGGCGCGAGCCGATGGCGCAGCCGCCGGGCAGCGAGACCGTGGCCTCGCCGAAACGCGCCAGCAAAGGCCCCAGCGCCAGCACCGAAGCGCGCATGGTCTTGACCAGTTCGTAGGGCGCCTCGGGCGAACTCAGCCGGGCCGCGTCGATGCGTACCGTGCCGTCGGCCGACTGCTCAACGCTCACGCCCATGTTGCGGATCAGCTTGAGCATGGTGGCCACGTCCTGCAGACGCGGCACGTTGAGCAGGGTCACCGGTTGCGCCGTCAGCAGGGCCGCACACAACTCGGGCAAGGTGGCGTTCTTGGCGCCGGAGATCGGCACCTCGCCGCGCAACGCGCGGCCACCACGTATCAGCAATTTATCCATGGAAAGTCACCTGGGTTGCGCCGCCCATTCGGCCGGCGTATAGGTTTTCATCGACAGGGCATGCACCTCGTCGGTGTGCATCTTCTGGCCCAGCGTGGCGTAGACGCGCTGGTGGCGCTGGATGGCCCGCTTGCCCTCGAACTCCGGCGACACGATGGTGGCATACCAATGACGGCCGTCCCCGGTGAGCTCGATATGCTCACATTTCAGCCCCGCCGCGATGATGGATTGCAGTTTGTCAGCAGTCATGTTCTCAGCCTCGAATCTTGTAACCGGTGCGTAGCAGGTGCACCGCCAGGCCGCCCACAACGATGAGGGCGGTACCGACGATGGCCAGGCTCAGCCAGGGCGAGACATCGCTTACCCCAAAGAAGCCGTGGCGAAAGCCGTCGATCATGTAGAAAAAGGGGTTGAGATGGCTCACCCCCTGCCAGAAGGCCGGCAGCGAGTGGATGGAATAGAACACGCCGCTGAGGAAGGTCATGGGCATGATGACGAAGTTCTGGAAGGCCGCGAGCTGGTCGAACTTCTCGGCCCACAGGCCGGCAATCAGGCCCAGCGAGCCCAGCAGGGCCGCGCCCAGCACCGCGAAGACCAGGATCCACAACGGCGCCTGGATCGTAAGGTCGGTGAACCAGAAGGTCACCAGGAACACCCCCGAGCCCACCACCAGGCCACGCAGCACTGAAGAGCCGACGTAGGCCAGGTACCAGGCCCAGTGCGACAGGGGCGTGAGCAGCAGGAAGACCAGGTTGCCCATGATCTTGCTCTGGATCAGCGAGGACGAGCTGTTGGCAAAGGCGTTCTGCAGCACGCTCATCATGACCAGGCCGGGGATCAGGAAGGCGGTGTAGCCGATGCGGTCGTAGACCTTGACGTGGTCTTCCAGCACATGGCCGAAAATCAGCAGGTAGAGCACGGCTGTCAGAACCGGCGCGGCAATGGTCTGGAAGCTGACCTTCCAGAAGCGCAGCACTTCCTTGTACAGCAGGGTCTGCCAACCGCTCATTTCTTGTCTCCCATCACCTGGAGAAAGACGTCTTCCAGATCGGCCTTGGTGATCTCGACGTCGTCCACGATCACCCCGGCCTCGCGCACGGCGGCCAGGTAGGTCTCGATCTCGCGCGCGTCATGCGCCGGGAACTGCACGATGCGCCCGGTCACCCGCGCCTGTGCAGCCAGGTCGGCCGGCAACTGGCCCTCGATTTTCATGCGCAGCACATGGCTGGACGCGGTCTTGAGCAACTCGCTGGTGCGTTCCAGCGCCACCACCCGGCCTGCCTTGAGCATGGCAATGCGGCCGCACAGGGCCTCGGCCTCCTCCAGGTAGTGCGTGGTCAACAGCACCGTGTGGCCCTGCTTGTTCAGCCGCGAGATGAAAGCCCACAGGGTCTGGCGCAACTCCACGTCCACGCCGGCGGTGGGCTCGTCCAGCACGATGACCGGCGGCTTGTGCACCAGAGCCTGGGCCACCAGCACGCGCCGCTTCATGCCGCCGGAGAGCTGGCGCATATTGGCCTGGGCCTTGTCGGCCAGGCCCAGGCTGTCCAGCAGTTCGTCGATCCAGGCGTCGTTGTTCTTGACACCGAAGTAGCCGGACTGGATGCGCAGCGTCTCGCGCACATTGAAGAAGGGATCGAACACCAGCTCCTGCGGCACCACGCCCAGCAGCCTGCGCGCCTGCGCGTAGTCGGCCTGCACATCGTGGCCGAGCACGGAGACTTTGCCGCTGCTGGCACGCACCAGGCCGGCCAGGATGCTGATCAGGGTGGTCTTGCCGGCACCATTGGGCCCGAGCAGGCCAAAAAATTCGCCCTGCTCGATGTCCAGGCTGACATCGTCCAGAGCGGCGAAGGTGGCGCCCTTGGGACCGCGGGCGAGCGGGTAGTGCCGGGAGACGGACTGGAAGGAGATGGCGGGCATGGGAACCCGCTATTTTAGGCGGTCGGGAGAGACCCCGGGTTCAGGCGGCCGGCAGCAGCAGTTCGGCCACCCCGTAGAGGCGGGCCAGATCGACCAGCCGGGACGAAAGGCTGCGGATTTCGAAGCCCTTGCCCAGCGCCACGCTGGCACGCCGGAATTCCAGCAGCACCGCCAGCGCCGAGGAATCGAAACGCGTGAGCGAGGCGGCATCCACCACCACCGCCGGACCGGTCTGGGACGGCAGGCCTTGCACCAGCATGCGCAGGCAGGCCGAGGCCTGCTTGTGGGTGAGTTCAGAGGGCAGGACCAGCATGCTCAGGCTTTCTTGGCGTTGGCCTTGTTGCGCTCGACCAGCGAGGCGATCAGGCCGTCGATGCCCTTGGCATGGACTTCCTGGGCAAACTGGCTACGGTAGGTCTCCACCAGCCAGACGCCCATGACGTTGAGGTTGTAGATCTTCCAGCCGCGGCCTTCACCCGGTGTCTTTTCCAGGCGGTAATCGAGCTGGATGGGCTCGGGATTGCCTTTGCCCCTGACTTCCGTGCGCACCACGACTTCCTTGTCGTCGGGTGCCGCACGCATGGGCTTGGCGGTCACGGTCATGTCATTGACCTGGGCCAGGGCACCCGCGTAGGTGCGCACCAGCAAGATCTTGTATTCCTCCTGCAGGCGCTTCTTCTGCTCAGGGCTGGCCTGGCGCCAGCCTGGGCCGACCGAGGACGCCGTCATGCGCTGAAAATTGACGTTGGGCATGATCTTGCTGTCGACCAGCGCAATGATGCGACTGACGTCGCCCGCCTTGATGGCCGGGTCGGCCTTGATGCTGTCGAGCACCTCGTTCGACAGCTTCAGGATCATGACATCGGCGCCTTCCTCGGCCGCCCAGGCGGGCGTCAGCGCCTGCGCCAGGAAAACAGCCGCGCCGGCACAGGCAGCCAGCAGGCGGTGGAAAACTCGTCTTTGCATGGTGTAACACTCCAGAACACTGGCCATGTGCCGGCCGGATGCCGACCCATTCCTCATCACCTTAACGCCTGCCGTCTGCAACCAGCCGACAGGGCTCACCTGGCGGGCTCCTTCTCGTCGGGCGCCTCATCTTCGATCATCGGTTCCTCCGGGGGTTCCCCGTCATAAACGAGATTGCGCCGGTGCTGCAGATAGGCATCGCGCAGGAAAGTATATTTGTCCAGCGCAGCCTCTTCAAGCAAGCCCTCCTGCTTCAGCAGGCGCGCGCGCCTGTGCACCACACGGACACCGGCCAGCGTGTTGCGCGTGGGCACATCCTCGATATAGCTCACGATGTCTCCGCGCCACTCCGCCGGCAGGGCCGCCGTGTCGCGCACCGTGGAGGGCCCCAGCAGGGGCAGCACCACATAAGGCCCGGCCCCCACGCCCCAATAGCCCAGGGTCTGCCCGAAATCCTCGTTGTGCCGCGGGATCTGCATTTCGCTGGCCACGTCCAGCACGCCGCCGATGCCGAAAAAGGTGTTGACCCAGAAACGGGTGAAGCTTTCGCCGGCCACCTGCCCCTTCAGTTGCAGGACGCCGTTGAGCGTGGTCCACGCATCTTCCAGGTTGCCGAAAAAATTGCCGACACCCTTGCGCAGCATCTCCGGCACCGACTCCTGGTAGACCGTGGCCACGGGCTTGAGCACGGCGCGGTCGAGCGTGTCGTTGAACTGGTAGACACCGCGGTTCCAGGGCTCGAGCGGGTCAGCGGGATTGGCCTGCGGACCGGTGGCGCAACCGGCCAGTAGCAGGGCCAGGGCCAGTATCAGCAGGCGCAACGGCCGCAAGTGCAAGGCTGCGGCCCCCCTCATTTCTTGGCCGCGTTCGGCCCAGCGCCCTCAGCCGACTTGTTGTAGATGAATTGGCCGATCAGGTTTTCCAGCACGATGGCGGACTGGGTGGAGGTGATCACGTCGCCGGCCACCAAGACCTTTTCCTCGGCACCGGCTTCTACACCGATGTACTGGTCACCCAGCAGGCCGCTGGTCAGGATCTTGAGCGAGCTGTCCTTGGGGAACTTGTAGCGACTCTCCAGGGCCAGGATCACCCGCGCCTGGAAGGTCTTGTCATCGAAGCTGATGGCCTCGACCCGACCGACGACCACACCGCCGCTGCGCACGGCCGACTTGGGCTTGAGGCCGCCGATATTGTCGAAGCGCGCTTCGACCCGGTAGGTGCTCTGGAAGCTCAGGCTGAGCAGATTGGCCGCCTGCAGTGCCAGGAACAGGATGGCGACGGCACCGATCAGGACAAACAGACCGACCCAGAGATCATTTCTTGAGCGTTGCACCACACTCTCCTCAAATCGTAAACATCATGGCGGTCAGGATGAAATCCAGACCCAGAACTGCCAGCGAGGCCATCACCACCGTCCGCGTGGTGGCACTCGCTACCCCTTCAGGCGTGGCCTGCGCCTCATAACCTTGCAGCAAGGCGACAAAGGTGACCGTGAAACCGAACACGATGCTCTTGACGACACCGTTGCCCACGTCCTGCCAGACATCCACACCACCCTGCATCTGGCTCCAGAAAGCGCCGGGGTCGATGCCGATCATGACCACGCCGACCAGCCAGCCCCCCATCACACCCACTGCGCTGAAGACGGCAGCCAGCAGGGGCATGGCGATCACGCCCCCCCAGAATCGCGGCGCCAGAATGCGGCGGATCGGATCCACCGCCATCATCTCCATGGCGCTCAGTTGCTCACCGGCCTTCATCAGGCCGATCTCGGCCGTCAGCGACGTGCCGGCCCGCCCGGCAAACAGCAGGGCGGCCACCACGGGGCCGAGTTCACGCACCAGGCTCAGCGCCACCATCTGGCCCAGGGCCTCGTCCGAGCCGAAGTCCACAAGGATGTAATAACCCTGCAGGCCCAGCACGAAACCGACGAACAGGCCCGAGACCACGATGATGGCCAGCGAGTGGTTGCCCAGCAGGTGCACCTGGTCACGCACCAGGCTGAAACGCTTAAAGGTGGGGCCCGCCAGCTGCAGCAGACGCAGGAAAAGCCGAGCGGCGTAACCCATGTCACCCAGCTTGCGGCGCACGGCATACCCCACGTCCGATGGTCGCCACCAGCTCATGCGGCCTCCCCGCCAAAATCCTGCTGTACCGTCGGGCCCGGGTAGTGGAAATGCACCGGCCCTTCGGCCCGGGCCTGCACGAACTGCTGTACCAACGGATCGGTGGATCGCTTCACCTCATCGGGCGTGCCCTGGGCTGCAATGCCGCCATTGGCCAGGATCACCACCTTGTCGGCAATCTGGAAGGTTTCCTCCAGATCGTGCGAGACGACGATGCTGGTGATGCCCAGGCTGTCGTTGAGCCGGCGGATGAGCTGGGCCGCCGTCCCCAGGGAGATTGGGTCCAGGCCGGCGAAGGGCTCGTCGTACATCACCAGCTCGGGGTCCAGCACGATGGCGCGTGCCAGCGCGACGCGCCGTGCCATGCCGCCGGACACCTCGCTGGGCATCAGGTCACGCGCACCGCGCAGACCGACGGCATTGAGCTTCATCAGCACGACATCACGCAGCAGCTCTTCGGTCAGATCGGTATGTTCACGCAGCGGAAAGGCGACGTTCTCCAGGACGCTGAGGTCGGCAAACAAGGCGCCGAACTGGAACAGCATGCCCATGCGACGTCGCGCCACGTAGAGCTGCTGCGGATCCATGCGCGTCACGTCCTCACCATCGAACAGCACCTCGCCCTCCTGGGCGCGGTTCTGCCCACCGATCAGGCGCAGGACGGTGGTCTTGCCGCCACCGGAGGCGCCCATCAGGGCGGTGACCTTGCCACGCGGAACGCTCAGGCTGACCTTGTCCAGAATGACACGGTCACTGTAGCCAAAGGTGACGTTACGCAGCTCGACCAGGGAGGTATCTGATGATGCAGCCATAAAAATGCAAAAGCCGGCTTGTTCCGGCTCTTGCATCATACGGCAAAGTACTGTGTCAGCGCGCCAGGGTGCTGGCCCCCATGAGGAATTCGTCAAGCGCACGCGCAGCCCGGCGACCCTCGCGCATGGCGAGCGAACAGCCCGCCATTCCTGTTGCGCCCATCGGGCGATTCGTGAAGGCCGCCTAGCGCGGAAGGCTGCTGCTACCCATCAGAAACTCATCGACGGCCCGGGCAGCCTGGCGGCCTTCCCGAATCGCCCAGACGACCAGGCTCTGGCCGCGGCGAATATCGCCGGCGGCAAAGACCTTGGGGGCGCTGGTGACATAACCACCCTGGAAGTCCGTGCTGGCCTTGGCGTTGCCACGGCCGTCCTTGCTCACGCCGAAAGCGTCCAGGACGGTCGCCACCGGGCTCACGAAACCCATGGCCAGCAGCACGAGGTCGGCCTTGTATTCCTTCTCGGTGCCGGGAATCTCGACGAACTTGCCGTCCTTGAACTCGACGTGCACGGTCTTCAGGCCCGTGACCTTGCCGTTCTTGCCGATGAATTCCTTGGTCGAGACGGCGAACTCGCGCGCGCAACCCTCTTCGTGGCTGGAACTGGTGCGCAGCTTGAGCGGCCAGTAGGGCCAGACCAGGGGCTTGTTCTCCTGCTCGGGCGGCTGCGGCATCACTTCGAACTGGGTCACACTGGCCGCGCCATGGCGGTTGCTGGTACCCACGCAGTCGGAGCCGGTGTCACCGCCGCCGATCACGATGACGTGTTTGCCCGTGGCCATGATCTGGTCCTTGACCTTGCCGCCAGCGTTGACACGGTTCTGCATGGGCAGGAACTCCATGGCGAAATGGATGCCATCGAGGTCACGTCCCGGCACCGGCAGATCGCGCGACTGCTCGGCACCGCCAGCCAACACGACGGCGTCGAAGTCCTTCTGCAGTTGTGCCGGGCTGACGGTTTCCTTGGCCCAGTTGGTCACCTTGGAATCCTTGGGCAGTTCGCCGACCATGACATTGGTCTTGAACACCACACCCTCGGCTTCCATCTGCTTCACCCGGCGGTCGATATGTGACTTGTCGAACTTGAAGTCCGGGATTCCGAAGCGCAGCAGGCCACCGATGGTGTCGTTCTTCTCGAACACGGTCACGGCGTGGCCGGCACGTGCCAGCTGT is part of the Rhodoferax sp. BAB1 genome and harbors:
- the hisH gene encoding imidazole glycerol phosphate synthase subunit HisH translates to MTSGLPAKTVAVVDYGMGNLRSVSQAVQAAAQGSGWHVLITSRPDEVRAAARVVLPGQGAMPDCMRELQESGLRDAVLEAAAAKPLFGVCVGMQMMLDHSAEGDTPGLGLIPGEVVKFDLAGRLQPDGSRYKVPQMGWNQVRQMDHGQGRHPVWAGVPDGSYYYFVHSFYARPSDARHSAGEADYGGRFTAAIARDNIFATQFHPEKSAAHGLALYRNFLHWNP
- a CDS encoding ABC transporter ATP-binding protein, with protein sequence MPAISFQSVSRHYPLARGPKGATFAALDDVSLDIEQGEFFGLLGPNGAGKTTLISILAGLVRASSGKVSVLGHDVQADYAQARRLLGVVPQELVFDPFFNVRETLRIQSGYFGVKNNDAWIDELLDSLGLADKAQANMRQLSGGMKRRVLVAQALVHKPPVIVLDEPTAGVDVELRQTLWAFISRLNKQGHTVLLTTHYLEEAEALCGRIAMLKAGRVVALERTSELLKTASSHVLRMKIEGQLPADLAAQARVTGRIVQFPAHDAREIETYLAAVREAGVIVDDVEITKADLEDVFLQVMGDKK
- the hisG gene encoding ATP phosphoribosyltransferase; translation: MITLALSKGRIFDETLPLLKAAGIEVLDDPEKTRKLILATNQPEVRVVLVRATDVPTYVQYGGADLGITGLDTLIEHGSDGLYQPLDLQIAKCRVSVAVREGYDYAAAVRQGARLRVATKYVAIAREFFAAKGVHVDLIKLYGSMELAPLTGLADAIVDLVSTGNTLKANHLVEVERIMDISSRLVVNQAALKLKREPIRRIIDAFGQALGQP
- the murA gene encoding UDP-N-acetylglucosamine 1-carboxyvinyltransferase, coding for MDKLLIRGGRALRGEVPISGAKNATLPELCAALLTAQPVTLLNVPRLQDVATMLKLIRNMGVSVEQSADGTVRIDAARLSSPEAPYELVKTMRASVLALGPLLARFGEATVSLPGGCAIGSRPVDQHIKGLTAMGAEITVEHGYMIAKLPKGRKRLQGARITTDMVTVTGTENLLMAATLAEGETILENAAQEPEIPDLAEMLIKMGARIEGHGSSRIRIQGVEALHGCEHQVVADRIEAGTFLCAVAATGGDVVLKHGRADHLDAVIEKLVAAGATVTALPEGIRVQSQGRLQAQSFRTTEYPGFPTDMQAQFMALNCIAQGTAKVTETIFENRFMHVNELVRLGARIQIDGKVAVIEGVAHLSGATVMATDLRASASLVIAGLVAEGETVVDRIYHLDRGYDRMEAKLAAIGADIERIK
- the hisC gene encoding histidinol-phosphate transaminase — its product is MTPLDPKLQRLIRQDIQSMHAYAIQASAGMVKLDAMENPYSLPPALQVELGRRLGQLALNRYPDGRVDELRAALAAYAGMPEGYALMLGNGSDELISLLAMACDVPGASILAPVPGFVMYAMSAQLQGLAFHGVPLTSEFELDVTAMLGAIAKHKPTITYIAYPNNPTANLWNDTAIEKIIAAVGEQGGLVVMDEAYQPFASRSWLDRIRAKPAANSHVLLMRTLSKFGLAGVRLGYMMGPAALIAEVDKVRPPYNVSVLNYECALFALEHADVFAAQAQDIKAQRAMILEALKAMPGVRAWNSDANMILLRVPDAARTFEGMKARKVLVKNVSKLHPLLVNCLRLTVGTPQENQLMLAALKESL
- a CDS encoding BolA family protein; the protein is MTADKLQSIIAAGLKCEHIELTGDGRHWYATIVSPEFEGKRAIQRHQRVYATLGQKMHTDEVHALSMKTYTPAEWAAQPR
- the hisB gene encoding imidazoleglycerol-phosphate dehydratase HisB, with protein sequence MNTPRTAEVSRNTAETQITVKVNLDGTGVSRLSTGIGFFDHMLDQIARHGLIDLDIQAKGDLHIDGHHTVEDVGITLGQAVARAVGDKKGIRRYGHAYVPLDEALSRVVIDFSGRPGLEMHVPFKSGMIGSFDSQLAYEFFQGFVNHAFVTLHIDNLRGENAHHQAETVFKAFARALRAALEIDPRAAGTIPSTKGSL
- the hisD gene encoding histidinol dehydrogenase, with the protein product MSFQARPLRLSTAQADFEQRFKERQHWSGETDAAIELRVAEILADVRQRGDAAVLEYTARFDGLQAGALKDLELTQAELKTAYEALPVAQREALTAAAQRVRSYHEAQKRASGESWSYRDADGTLLGQKVTPLDRVGIYVPGGKAAYPSSVLMNAIPAHVAGVGEIIMVVPTPRGEKNPLVLAAAYVAGVTRAFTIGGAQAVAALAYGTATVPGVDKITGPGNAYVASAKRRVFGQVGIDMIAGPSEILVLADGTTPADWVAMDLFSQAEHDELAQSILLCPDAAYIDAVQREIDRLLGEMPRAEIIAKSLNGRGALIHTRSMEEACAISNRIAPEHLEVSSNDPHKWEPLLKHAGAIFLGAYTSESLGDYCAGPNHVLPTSGTARFSSPLGVYDFQKRSSLIEVSEAGAQTLGQIASVLAHGEGLQAHARAAEMRLKAPKK
- a CDS encoding ABC transporter permease; the encoded protein is MSGWQTLLYKEVLRFWKVSFQTIAAPVLTAVLYLLIFGHVLEDHVKVYDRIGYTAFLIPGLVMMSVLQNAFANSSSSLIQSKIMGNLVFLLLTPLSHWAWYLAYVGSSVLRGLVVGSGVFLVTFWFTDLTIQAPLWILVFAVLGAALLGSLGLIAGLWAEKFDQLAAFQNFVIMPMTFLSGVFYSIHSLPAFWQGVSHLNPFFYMIDGFRHGFFGVSDVSPWLSLAIVGTALIVVGGLAVHLLRTGYKIRG